TTCGGGACCCGGTGGCCAACGCCAATAAAAATTTCAACAGAATCAGCCCTGCTCCCCATTCCCCTAACCGGCCTATCGACTGTTTGGTTTCGAGGCCTAGTTGGGTCCCATGATAAATTGCTCCGGCCCCGAAAAACATTCCATGCAGGGGCTCGCGGTTTTCTGGAAATCGAATACGAAGAACCGGTCGTGTTTCAAAAGATAATCTCGGAGTCATGGCTTCGGCCTGAACCAACAATTGGTCCAGCGTATTAGACTCAAATTTCCCCAAACCCACATCCCCCGCAATCAAATTGGCCGTCCCTGCGGGCAACACAGCCAACCGGGGCATGACAGCAAAAGGACGATGATGAAACAAAGCCCCCATGGTGGCTTGAATCGTCCCATCCCCTCCATTGACGACCACACAATCAACCTGACGGTCAGCAAACGTCTTCAGAGATTCTAGGATATCCGCAGGCGTGTTGACCTCAGCCCGCTGCATTTCTGGATATTTGGTGTAAATTTTTTGGAAAAGGTCCGGCTTCCGCCTATTACGACCACTCAACGAATTATGAAGGATCCCCACATGCATCGTAGACCAGTCCAACCGACCTCAAGCGACGGCAAAGGTGAAATAGGAATCATTGACATTAGGGAATACGGGCAAGACGTAAAAATGTGTACAGTCCACCTGAAAGATCATTTGATCGTGACCGGAGGATTGGTAAACATTCTCACCGCCAGGGAATTTCGATTGACTGGATCGATCTCAGCCAACCAGGAAGTGAGGCCACCCATCCTGGCTTTCCCCCAACCAGCCATAAGAAGTCTCGCGATTAAAATCAGGGTAGAGCCCACTGTCCAAATGGCCACAGCCTCCAAGCCCAAATCGGGACGCCCAAAAAGAAGACTGGCCGTTAAGAGAATGAGATTAGGATTACGCCGAGCCGTGACAAGCCTGAAATAAGAATCCAAGGGTTTCCAACAAAAGATGACAAATCCCCCTAACCACCATTGAAAAATTCCTTCAACCATGCGTCCCAACACATATCCGATCAAAATGATTCCAATGGTGGTTTCCACCGTCAACCAGGAGAGCAAAGGGGCAAATGCGGTGAGACCCACTCCCCAAGCTAAATACCAAAATGGAGGGTGAATTAAATCAATGCCATGATCAAAAATATTCCCCCATTTACTGGAGGTCACCGTTACTCGAGCTAATTTTCCGTCCACCGTATCGAGAAACGTCATGATCCAGCCCAGGACAAGTCCCCAAAAAAACTGCCCAAAAGTGAACAACACGCCTGCTGCAATAACAAGTACTAAGCTCAGCGATGTCACCTGATTAGGCGAAATCCCCCAAAGCGCACAAAGCCGGGTGGCCCATTTGGCCGGAACGGGCCAAAGAAACTTCGTCACCAGATCAGTGACGCCTTTATACGATCCCGTAAATAAATGTTCTTCCAATGCCACCCGGTTACTTTCGCGAATGGGGAACACATAGGGATGATCAGTTTTTCGCAATTCGTTGGAAAAGGAAGTTGAAAGATCCTGCAATGTCACAGATTGTAGGTTTGCCACATTTCGTGTGTGTTCTCGTTGTATCCCATCACACGTTGCGGAAGCCAAAGAGGAATCCACATGAGCCACAACCGGGCATAACCCGGCTTGAGTCTCAACTTCCAGAACAACATTGGGTTGCTTCAAGAGAAAGGAGAATATTCGCGCATCAAATAAATAATCCCCTCTAATAATCAGAAGCGAATGATCGGATGGGAGTTCGTTGAGATTATTGAGAAAACTGCCAACCCCCAATCGACTTAACATACGTTGATACCGGATACGAGAGGTCAAATTCCACAAACGGATATTCGGATCATTGATAATATATGCGGACACAGTCATTGAACTACCACGCCTTATTCCCCTTACACATTAAAGAAAAATAGTCGACCGACTCTCACATAATAACTGACGGTTACAAATATGATTGGGACATATTCCCGTCTATGAGTGCAATCGGCATTCATTCCAACAAATCCCTCCGACATATGCTTGAATTGGTTTGCAACATTGCTTATTACCCACAGAGTTCGAAATAGCGGTTGATCATGCCCGATCTCTATGCCTACTTTCCACTGTTTTTCAATTGAGATAACGCCGCCACAACACAAACGTGACAAGAGACAACAGGAGGAAGGGAGCGGCCGTGGTTAATAGAGGAGAGGCTCCGAACAGAATGCCAACATGCTTAAAAATTTCCGTCATCAAATAATATCCCAGACCGACCAGGGATCCAATGAATACTCTTTTCCCTGCTGCAGACGTTCGCAAGGGACCGAACACAAACGGGATGGCCACCAGAATCATAAGCCCGGTATTCAAAGGCATAAAAATTTTGTCCCAAAAGCTTAACTCATATCTCAGAAAATTTTGTTTTTTTCGTTTTAAGATTTTCATGTATTGGTAAAGCTCGGAAGGGGCCAATGTGGAAGAAGGAAGGGTCAATAACCGGACTTCATTCTGTTTAAGCGGAGAGTCCCATTCCAGACTCTCCATCTGCTCCTGGGAAACACTATATCCGTGAATGACCTGCTTTTTAATATTTTTTAGAGTCCATTTCTGAGGATTGACAATTTCTGCCTCTTGAGCATGCATATAGAAATCCAATTGTCCGGCATCATCAAATTCAAAAATATCAAGGCCTTGTGGACTCTCTCCGTAGCGAATCTGATGAATTCTAATAAAGCGCCTTCCCTCACGAAACCAGAAACCCTGTTTTCCCTTATAGGCCCCTGAATCCGACAATGCCATTGATCGCTTAAAATAGGCCTCTTGATCCAGGGGGGGATTGACCACCTCTTCAAGGAAGGCCACGAGTAAAATAAAACATACCCCAACCTGCATCACTGACCAGGCTATTTGGTAGGGAGAAACTCCAGCGGCCTGAATCGCGATGAGTTCCCGGCCATTGGCAAGGCTACCCAGGGCCATAATACTCCCTAACAACGCCACAAACGGGGCTAGAAACACCAACCGGGTTGGCAGGGTCAGCATTAAAAACTCACCAGCGCTCCAAAAGGTATAGCGCCCCTTACCCACGTCATCCAGCTCTTCAACAAATACGATTAAACTGAAGACCGCTAAAAATATGGCCAGCACAGGGAAATACCCTTTCAGTAAACTGACCGCCAGATACCGATTGAGAATTTTCATGAAATTGTCGTAAAACCCGCCAGATACGCCATTTCCTACTTACGGCCTCTGTTCAGAAAATATCGTGAGAGAGATGAAACCGGGATCTTTTAGGACATGCCTCGGGTGAATCGTGAGGGGGCCAACCAATATGCCAATAAGGCTCCCAAGACAATAACAATCCACCAAAGCCCCGGAATAATGGGGAGTATGCCCTGATCAACAAGATTTCTCACCATCAGCCCCGTAAAGTAATAGACTGAAAAAATTACCGTCGCTGTGAAAATTTTGGCGTATTTGCCCTGCCTCGGTGAAGCACGACTCAACGGCACTCCCAGCAGCCCCATGAGAATAGCCGAAAAAGGCGCTAAAAACCTCCATTGCAGTTCTGTGATATCCTTGCGAGAATCAGATTTCATTAAATTTTGTGTGGATTCGGCCTTGCGTTTATATTCCGCCACAAGCTCCCGAGGATAAATCGCCATCCGTGAAAAACTAGAAATGTGCTTGATCTCCCCCTCCCTTGTCAGTTTATATTCGAATCCATCAAAGAGAACAGGAATCGAGATGCCACTTTGGGGATCAAGTTGCTCTTGAGCTGTCTTTGCTGAAAAGACTTGTAACGTCTCTCCATGTTCACTTTGAACAAACACCTCACTTAATTTTTGGTGACGTTCATCAATATCCTCTGCGAAAAAAACCAAGGATCCATTACGTCGTTCATAAAAATGTCCGGCATCCAAATTGCTCAAACGAAATCCAGCCTCTCCTTCATCTTTTAATCGATAGATTTCTTCATAGGCCAATGGACGCAGATATAAAGAAAAGATGCTGACAAGGACAGCCACCAAACAGGAAAGGGAAAAAACCGTAAAGAGGATCCGATATGGGTTAACACCACACGCCATAAAGGCTTTCATTTCAGAGTCGGTGTATAATCGGCCAAACCCCAAAATAACGCCGAAATACAACGAAATGGGAATGAGGACTTCAAGCGCGATTCCCACTTTTAACGCAATTAACGTGAGAATCATATTTGCCGGCAACAGGGCATTGACGGCTTTGGCTAAAAATGTGACCCAACTATATCCGGCAAATAACGCCACTAAAAGTCCACAGACCACGGCTGATGGCTTCAGGACTTCGAGAATTAAATATTTGACTAACATCAAACGATCCTCAGGCCAACGGTACACATGGAATATCTCATATTAGGAGACTTGCAACGATGAAAGCCGTAATATTAAGTGCCGGCCAGGGAAAACGGTTACTCCCGCACACAGCCGATAAACCCAAATGTACCGTTCCTGTCAATGGACTACCCATTGTGAAACGGCAAATCCAAGCACTCCTTCGCGCGGGAATCGATTCCATTCACATTGTGGTCGGGTTTGGGGCTGAAAAGGTTGAAGCTCTTCTAACCGAAGAAATTGCCTCTGGCTCTGTCCGCACCATCTATAATCCATTTTTTGCGATGGCAGATAATTTGATGAGCTGTTGGGCGGCTCGGAACGACATGAGTCAGGATTTCCTCTTAATAAATGGGGATACCCTATTTGAATCAGCCGTTCTTGATGGTCTGTTGCAGGCTCCCTCTACTCCCATCACCTTAGTGACCGATGAGAAAATGCACTACGATGCTGACGACATGAAAGTCATCGTACGTGGCTCACAATTGGATCGAATTGGCAAAACCCTGACCATCGAACAGGTGAACGGAGAGTCCATCGGCATGATACGATTTCAGGGCAATGGACCTAAAATCTTTCTTTCCACGTTAGACCAACGCATTCGCAAACCCGAGGCGCTCAAGCAATGGTATTTATCACTCATCGACGAATTAGCCCAACAGGGTCATGTGTCGACCTTTTGCATCAAAGGGTTGAAGTGGGCTGAGATCGACAATCCTTCTGATTTAGAACAAGCGGAGCGTCTATTTAAAAATTAGCAATCACGAACAGCCCTTTCATTGATTGCTCACGCTAGCTGATTGTTGGGAAATTGGGATCTGCCACCACATCTGCGTGTACTATACAGCCATTCCCTGCTAGAGGGTATTTTGTCGGTTCGCCAAGATTTCTTCCGCTAAGGAAAGATCTTCAGGAGTATCCACATCGATGGCTGCTTCAGGAAACGGAAGCAGCACTTCCTGCACTTGAAGATTGAGCTTTTGCCCCAGCCGCCGTAGAGCTTCTGCAAGGGATAACCAACCAAGCACATAGCGGACTAGGGCCAGCCCCCCAAGCGTTCGAATCAGGCGAATGGGATGCTTGCGCTCACGCTCAATCCGGCTCCAAAACTCCACTATTCGCTTAGCCTTTGGTGTACAGAGGACAAATAAATTGCATCCACAGAACCCTCCGCCCGTCAGTCGAGTGACCGTTCGCTTGGATTGAGGATAGGAGGCCACAACCAGGGAATACGGCACCAGGCCTACGGCCACATCCATCTGCTTTTCCTGGGCTTCACGCAGAAAATAATTCACCATCTCTGGTGTTAACAGGGCATGGTCCGCCGTCGTGACCAGGATAGGGAATTCCTGAGGATGTTCATTGAGAAACCTCGCAACGCTGAGACTTGGACCTTGTGCAGGCTCCATCCACTGGACCGCTCCTGACGCAATCAGTTTCTCTAAAAACGAATTATCTTGCACCGTTTCCCAGGAAGGCCCGCATAAAATTCTTTTTCCCACTCCATCCGATTGGGCTAAGGTCTCTAAAACACGGGAGACCATCGGTTCTCCACCAACCTGCGCCAGAACCTTATTGGCTACCCCTGCCATCCGGGCCACTGGGTCTCGACCGGTTCTGGCACCAGCCAATACCAGAGCCGTGACAGATTGGTGCTCAAGCCCCATATGTCCTCACGAAACAGATATCTGCGATCATTGAAGATGCTTCTCATAAATTCTATAGGTCTTGTATGGTTCGGCTCCGAGTGATTCCAGAATGTGACGCATGCGTTTATTCCCTTCCAAAATCCAGGAGGTTTCGATCTGCTGGATATTTTTACGAAGGCCAGCTTCTCTCACAGCTTCAATCAACCCATAGGCCATCGCCGCCCCCATGGGACTTGATTGGAATCGTTTACGCACTCCCATTAAGGCAACCCGAGCCGACCGGGGATAGGAGCCTTTCACCCGCCATAAGATTTTTAGCCACCCCCATGGGAACAACCGCCCATTAAGATCTCGAATGACCTCATGAATATTGGGAAAGGCAACCAACATCGCCGTTGGCTCTCCATCGATTTCAGCGATCTGCACAAAATCATCTTCGACCAAAATCTTAAGCTGCTGACCGATCTCGGCAAATTCGGCATCGGTGAATGGAAGAAACCCCCAATTGTCTGACCAGGCCTCTTCGAAAATATCCTTGATAATCGCCAAATCCTCTTTCAGATGCTTCCGACGTAAGGGACGAATGCGCATTGAGGTTTTCGCTTTTTTAAGAAACAGGGACACTCCAGGGGGAAAACTAAAATGTATTCCAATCCGATAGGCTAAAAGGTCCTGTGCCTTCGCATAGGCATTTCGTTCAACCAATTGCGCGTAGTAAGGTCTGGCATGGCCCATCATAATCATGGGCGGTGAATCAAATCCATCGACCAACAAACCACATTCCTGATTGATGGACAAATTAAACGGCCCCCGAACATTCGTCATCCCATGAGTCTGAAGCCAGGTTTCGGCTGTCTGGAACAGTGCTCGAAAGACACTGTTTTCTTCTTCTGCTTCAAGCAGGCCAAAAAACCCCGTCTGATCCTGATACTTGCCGAGATGCAGGTCGTCGATCTGAGCACAGATTCGCCCGACAGGTTCCTGCCCGCGATAGGCTAGCCAACATTGCCAACGAGCATGCTGAAAATACGGATTTTTCGGAGAAAAAGTATGAAGCCGCTCAAGCCATAAAGGTGGAATCCAATGAGGATCTGAGTCGTACAATTTCCATGGAAGACGAATAAATTCTTTAAGGGCGGCCTGGTCGGCGACCGGTTCAACACGAATCAAAACGCCTTTCCCCACCCATCTTGAAACACCACTCGGGTCCAGGGAAACAGGATTCGTGAGCCGAAATGAGGGTCACCATTCTGAATAGCCATGCGTCTCTTATGGCTTCTGTTCGGATAGTTGGGCCACCCACGGATAGTGGGATCGTTCCTGATCCGCATAACCCAGGTTGGAAACAGTCTGACTGAAAGGCACGTCTTCGGCATTCCCGTACTCACTGCCGAATATCCGATCACAGAACAGACTCGTGATGCCAAAGTTTCCCTTTTCGTTATGAAAATGATGCAGTAAATGGTGGCGTTTGACACGCCGTAAAAATTTATTCTTTGGATTCACACGCAAATGCTGCATGCAGTGACAGAGTTCATACACCATAAAACACGCCAATCCTGTCGCAAAAGAAAGGGCAACCCCTACCCAGCCACCAATACTCATCCCGATAGGAAAGGTGGCCACAACAATCGTCGGCAGGGTGGTTGAAGCCGCCCCAAACAACACGCGCAAATCGTTGGAATCTTGGTGATGATCATAGTGAATGCGTTTCCACAAAGCTGCCGTCCATGGCGACCGATAGAGATATCGCCCATGTAAAATAAATCGATGAACCGCATATTCCACGAATGGGTAAGCCAGCAGAGTCGCCACGATACTTCCTGCCACACGCAATGGAGAAACAGGGAAATAAGGGAAAAACACGAAGGCCCCGATAATACTACAAGTCAATAACACCGCATACATTTGAATACTCGGGTATAGAATATACGCCCTCCTTAGATCGCGAAATGTCATGCGATCAAGGAGATACTTTTCACGATACCATTGACTGGTTAACACCCTAGAGCCTCCATCCCTTTCTGCATTTATTCATTGCCATCAATCCACCATCACCTGATTCGCCAGGGAATTACTCAGGCCCCAATTATAGAAACCTTCAGAAGAAGCCACAAGAATACCCAATCCTGAAACGATACCTCCAATTGGAAGCCTGCAGAGAGCATGGACGAAAGCCTTAATTTCCCTCAGCAATACACCAACACCTAACTCACTACCCTTTGGGTTCAATGCCTAACCTTTCCACATGATAATGTTCAAACCCGGTTCTGACACAAAAGCTGTGCTATATTTCGACGTACCGCGCAGGATGACCACCTAGGCCTATGGGAACTGGGACTCCATTGC
Above is a window of Candidatus Nitrospira neomarina DNA encoding:
- a CDS encoding diacylglycerol/lipid kinase family protein codes for the protein MHVGILHNSLSGRNRRKPDLFQKIYTKYPEMQRAEVNTPADILESLKTFADRQVDCVVVNGGDGTIQATMGALFHHRPFAVMPRLAVLPAGTANLIAGDVGLGKFESNTLDQLLVQAEAMTPRLSFETRPVLRIRFPENREPLHGMFFGAGAIYHGTQLGLETKQSIGRLGEWGAGLILLKFLLALATGSRKGLNPIAVGVATGESAPLQHEYLVLLVTTLNRLFLGMKPFWGKQSWPLRYTSLRVPYRYLWRALPTLFRGTTHPLATTEHGYDSENLSELRLVFNSGFVLDGEVYASSMPEEPLTLDSPGELSFVRLKTE
- a CDS encoding sterol desaturase family protein; the encoded protein is MLTSQWYREKYLLDRMTFRDLRRAYILYPSIQMYAVLLTCSIIGAFVFFPYFPVSPLRVAGSIVATLLAYPFVEYAVHRFILHGRYLYRSPWTAALWKRIHYDHHQDSNDLRVLFGAASTTLPTIVVATFPIGMSIGGWVGVALSFATGLACFMVYELCHCMQHLRVNPKNKFLRRVKRHHLLHHFHNEKGNFGITSLFCDRIFGSEYGNAEDVPFSQTVSNLGYADQERSHYPWVAQLSEQKP
- the lptG gene encoding LPS export ABC transporter permease LptG — encoded protein: MKILNRYLAVSLLKGYFPVLAIFLAVFSLIVFVEELDDVGKGRYTFWSAGEFLMLTLPTRLVFLAPFVALLGSIMALGSLANGRELIAIQAAGVSPYQIAWSVMQVGVCFILLVAFLEEVVNPPLDQEAYFKRSMALSDSGAYKGKQGFWFREGRRFIRIHQIRYGESPQGLDIFEFDDAGQLDFYMHAQEAEIVNPQKWTLKNIKKQVIHGYSVSQEQMESLEWDSPLKQNEVRLLTLPSSTLAPSELYQYMKILKRKKQNFLRYELSFWDKIFMPLNTGLMILVAIPFVFGPLRTSAAGKRVFIGSLVGLGYYLMTEIFKHVGILFGASPLLTTAAPFLLLSLVTFVLWRRYLN
- a CDS encoding GNAT family N-acetyltransferase, with protein sequence MIRVEPVADQAALKEFIRLPWKLYDSDPHWIPPLWLERLHTFSPKNPYFQHARWQCWLAYRGQEPVGRICAQIDDLHLGKYQDQTGFFGLLEAEEENSVFRALFQTAETWLQTHGMTNVRGPFNLSINQECGLLVDGFDSPPMIMMGHARPYYAQLVERNAYAKAQDLLAYRIGIHFSFPPGVSLFLKKAKTSMRIRPLRRKHLKEDLAIIKDIFEEAWSDNWGFLPFTDAEFAEIGQQLKILVEDDFVQIAEIDGEPTAMLVAFPNIHEVIRDLNGRLFPWGWLKILWRVKGSYPRSARVALMGVRKRFQSSPMGAAMAYGLIEAVREAGLRKNIQQIETSWILEGNKRMRHILESLGAEPYKTYRIYEKHLQ
- a CDS encoding CDP-alcohol phosphatidyltransferase family protein, encoding MTVSAYIINDPNIRLWNLTSRIRYQRMLSRLGVGSFLNNLNELPSDHSLLIIRGDYLFDARIFSFLLKQPNVVLEVETQAGLCPVVAHVDSSLASATCDGIQREHTRNVANLQSVTLQDLSTSFSNELRKTDHPYVFPIRESNRVALEEHLFTGSYKGVTDLVTKFLWPVPAKWATRLCALWGISPNQVTSLSLVLVIAAGVLFTFGQFFWGLVLGWIMTFLDTVDGKLARVTVTSSKWGNIFDHGIDLIHPPFWYLAWGVGLTAFAPLLSWLTVETTIGIILIGYVLGRMVEGIFQWWLGGFVIFCWKPLDSYFRLVTARRNPNLILLTASLLFGRPDLGLEAVAIWTVGSTLILIARLLMAGWGKARMGGLTSWLAEIDPVNRNSLAVRMFTNPPVTIK
- the lptF gene encoding LPS export ABC transporter permease LptF — encoded protein: MLVKYLILEVLKPSAVVCGLLVALFAGYSWVTFLAKAVNALLPANMILTLIALKVGIALEVLIPISLYFGVILGFGRLYTDSEMKAFMACGVNPYRILFTVFSLSCLVAVLVSIFSLYLRPLAYEEIYRLKDEGEAGFRLSNLDAGHFYERRNGSLVFFAEDIDERHQKLSEVFVQSEHGETLQVFSAKTAQEQLDPQSGISIPVLFDGFEYKLTREGEIKHISSFSRMAIYPRELVAEYKRKAESTQNLMKSDSRKDITELQWRFLAPFSAILMGLLGVPLSRASPRQGKYAKIFTATVIFSVYYFTGLMVRNLVDQGILPIIPGLWWIVIVLGALLAYWLAPSRFTRGMS
- a CDS encoding nucleotidyltransferase family protein, which gives rise to MGLEHQSVTALVLAGARTGRDPVARMAGVANKVLAQVGGEPMVSRVLETLAQSDGVGKRILCGPSWETVQDNSFLEKLIASGAVQWMEPAQGPSLSVARFLNEHPQEFPILVTTADHALLTPEMVNYFLREAQEKQMDVAVGLVPYSLVVASYPQSKRTVTRLTGGGFCGCNLFVLCTPKAKRIVEFWSRIERERKHPIRLIRTLGGLALVRYVLGWLSLAEALRRLGQKLNLQVQEVLLPFPEAAIDVDTPEDLSLAEEILANRQNTL
- a CDS encoding phosphocholine cytidylyltransferase family protein, coding for MKAVILSAGQGKRLLPHTADKPKCTVPVNGLPIVKRQIQALLRAGIDSIHIVVGFGAEKVEALLTEEIASGSVRTIYNPFFAMADNLMSCWAARNDMSQDFLLINGDTLFESAVLDGLLQAPSTPITLVTDEKMHYDADDMKVIVRGSQLDRIGKTLTIEQVNGESIGMIRFQGNGPKIFLSTLDQRIRKPEALKQWYLSLIDELAQQGHVSTFCIKGLKWAEIDNPSDLEQAERLFKN